In the Carcharodon carcharias isolate sCarCar2 chromosome 8, sCarCar2.pri, whole genome shotgun sequence genome, AGTTTGGAGCACTGAAGATGGTTACTACATTGCGATCATGACACCAATTGTAACCCTATTAACACAAATTCAATTATTAATATTTTGCAACAAAACTGATAGTCTATTGTAACACTGAAAAAAGCACACTGAACACATGAAGGTTCTAGCTCAGTGACTCTTTATTCCACTGGCACCAAACTTAAGTACATAAATGTAAAAACTTAAAGAAACAAGCTCCATACAGTGGACGACCATTGCTCAGCACTCCAAATCAAAAAGAGAGCAAGTGCACTCGTGACATTTCTGTTGCTAATTCCACTCGAACCCATGAAGCACTAATTACCTTGCCATCCAAAGCATGAATGACACTTTCAACATCTCAAGGCTTCTTGAACTCAAGGGGGTTCCTTGCTAAGTCTGTCCTCATTGGTCCATAGTAGCTGACTGCATACTCCAGTTCCCTATTACTAGCACTGATATAGACCTTGTGCTGCACACCATGCTCCCCCTGCTGCCCACAGTTCAACCCATTGCTTGTGGTCCCTGACCCTGCCATTAAAACCACCCCCTACCCAAAGGGACCCCCAGGCACTGAAAAATTCCCCAACTCTGtgctctctgcccccacctgctGGCAGGGACCCAACCGACAGCCACCACAGCAACCGTGGGACTCCATGTCAGGGAGACAGCATGACCTTCTCACTACACCATAGGTACTGCCTAATTCCAAGCTGCGGCCAACATGACAAGCCTCAGACTTTATCCATCTTGTTTCCAGGCCGAGTGCCAGCCATCTCAATTGCGGCAGAAGAATAAAATGCATTTTCATACAAGGAGAAAAGTTATTGCAACACAGCATGGGTCAATCAACAGTAAATGAGACAATAAGTTAAGGTGTTTAGTTGCTGAAGGAAGCATGGAGGAAATGTTACTCCTTGCTCTGGAGAGATCACCGATGTTGCAAAATTTCGATCCCAATGCTCTATCACTTTCCTTTGCTTTCCCCACCTCTCCAAAATAAATTCTTCCCAATCCATTCCATTGCCAACAAACAAGCAACACACGAGTACCAAGGAGGTAATAATAAGACATGGTGTAAAATTCCTCTCCCATAAGAAAGACATCTAAGAATTTCCTGTCAGTTGTAAACATTGTAGAAACATCTGCGGTCACAAAAACAGCACTGCAACCCTTTGTAGTTAATTGCTATTAATGTGCTCATAGGCAGCCTGAAATGGGCTATCAGCTGATCACCTCCTATTGAATGAATAACAGGACAGAATCATTTTGATGTTACATAGATCACTAAAGATTCACAAGCAATGCAGCAAAGATGTAATTAAAGCAAACAGGTTATATATAGGGTTGCATTAATGGAAACATTCGGTTCAAATCAAACAGGCACCACTCAGCCATTTGCAGATCATTGGCTATGCTGTATCTGGAGAACTGTGCCAAGTTTTGGTGCCCTTACATGGCAGGTAATAGTTCGAAAAAGTTCAGAGGAGAGCTAAGAGAATGATTTCTAGCTTAAATAATCTTTCTCAGATGGGCTTAAAGAAATGATTCTATTTACTATAGAACAGTGCAGACATGATAGAGATTTGTAAAAGAAGGGCTCGACAGCATTGTCTTTTAACAAATTGGGAAGAATTACAAAAAAGTAGCAGCGGACTGGATGTTAGATGGCGGTTCTTTTCCCAGAGAATAGTGAGCCTCTGGAGTGCACTGTCAGCTTGTGTAGTGTATGTTGACTCTCTGCATGCCTTCAAGATGGAGTTGAATAAGGTTGCGGTTGCAGTTTTAGAAGTGTCCATTCATGATGCTCCAGCTATGAGTGGGGAAGGCTTGATGGATCAGCTGTTTTTATTCTGACAGGTGTTTTCATATGTTAGTGGCGGCAGGGTCATATTTCACTTCCTTACGACCGTGTAATGTTATTCATCTTTAATTAATGCAAGTGTGCATGCTAGGTagaaataaaatattaaaaagtGCCTTGTACCTCCATTACCAGCTGGTGAGCTCGTGAGACCAATGTAAGGCCATTGGCATGGTTAAAAGTCTCAGAAATATCCTGACCAAAGGTGTAACCAGCACCCCTAGGAGAAATGCCCCAACCTCCACGGTCATCTGGATCTGACCATAGCAAGTCACACATTGGACCCTGAAAATACAAGAggaaaaaattaaaatcaaaatattCATTAAATAACCAGCAAGTAAATACTGCTAACAATTCTGAAAGCACACCTCATGTGGAACCTCCTGAAGGCGATCAAGTGCTCGAATGTGATCCAGTGTATCTATAGAAGGAGAAAGGCCTCCATGGAGACAGAAAATCTAAGggaaaaaacagaagcagcatttATTTTAAAGACATGTCAGCCTGTAAATGTACATTACTAAAGCTTTCAGAACTTAATACTGCAACAGGGATAATTGTTAGATATAGACATATATATCTATAACTTTGTGTAATTTCAAAATCATGACAAAAGGTTTTTTACAGATTGTATGAACAGCAGATAAGGATTGGGCCTGGGTACTATTGCAATCTTTTGGCATCCACTGTAAATAAACATTCAATGCTGACATTTGCAAATCACATTAGTTACACgcttatttcattttttttcttttatttgtatAGATATTTAATTACCAATTTTAATCAAAGGCTCTTCATCACTATTACACAAATAGACTTCAGTGTCTGGTCCTGGGTTATGTAACACATTGAAAAGCTATTCACCTGACCATCAACCAAGGCAGTGAGCGGAAGATAATCAAAGagatctgtaaaatatttccacACATTGGCATTTCCATATTTCCTTAAACATTCATCATAGAAGCCATATACTTGTGTAATTTGTCTGCTTTCGTGATTCCCTCTAAGTATTGTGATACGCTCACGATAACGCACCTGAAACAAAATCACCTTTAAATTAGTAAAGCCACATACAACAATTAATCTTTGACAGTAAAAAGGAGTGCTATAATTCATGAGAGCAAACACTGAGTTCCTGTGTACTTGTTTGAAAGTGATCTTTACATAGTAAAGATGCATATTTCATTTCAATCCTACAATAATTAAGCATATTAATTCCCCTAGACACCCATACTATCAGCATTTAGCCATCCTAAATTGCTACATCCCACCTGAGGTTCAAAACACACAGGGGCAGACGGCAAATTTGGCCTTCAAGCGTCACAAGTCGTCCATGAAAAAAGcaaaggtgggggcaataaagttTAAGAAAGGTCGCCCCACCCCCATACAATACTAACTTTAATTAtgactcctccaatcacaggttcccttTATTCCCatcttgctgctcctccaggggcagaatttatgACTGGAAGAGCAGGAAGTGCGGGAGGaagggaacctgtgattggaggatctGGGGCAGCAGCATAGGAGAcacatggggagggagggggagcaagAGGGTGATCCAGaaaggggtggggtgaagagacAGAGAAGACAGGAATGGGCTGCACATATACACCAGCAACCTTTTGTTCTATAGGCCCTGTGCACAGGAAGGGCACTAAAACCTGGGTCAGGTGTCTGGGTGTGGAGTGCCATATTCAGGAATTGTCCCAGAGAGATAGACAAGGGAGAAGTCCCAATAAGTGCCCCAGAAGCAGGGACAGGTCCCAGTTGAGTTAAGAAAAGGAGAAACAGTCTTCAATTAAAGGAAGTGTTGCAGGGAGCAGTGAAATGGGCTCAGGAGAAATCCCAGTAATCAAAGAGGGCTAAGGAGAAACCCTGAAGATCCAAGGCGGCAGCCgcaggttggtgactctgtgcttcAGGCCATCGGGGCAAAGGTACCGCTTAGGAGCAGCAGTATGTGGCTTGGCACAGCTGAAGAACTAAAAAAATTGTGCTTGTAATTTGATGTTTAAGTAACTCGGGAATCCAGGGAAAGGAATCTCGGaaggtgagactgaaaccctgcaaGTTCGGTCATTGTTGGAGTGGCttttggagaaaattccaaggcAGGATCTTCGACGTTGAACACTGAAAACCCTCATGGTACACTCAGGATATACATTGTGTTTACAGTTCATTAGCATAAGTTGCATTTAAATAGCTTTAGATTTAAGTGTTAATAATTTGACAGTGTTAAAATTACACTGTCAAATTGTAAGAAACAAAAGTATGAAGATGAAAACAAATTTTAAGCCAGAATGGGAGGAAGGCTTTGCATTCATCGAGTCTTCTCTACAATGCATCACTCACTCATTATAAAGCCAGTGACTTGAAACGCCACTATGAACTGAATCACAAAAACTTTCCGTCTGAGTATCCTCCAAATCAGAATTAAGGCAAAACAAACTGTGTTAAAAACATACCCAAATTACTTTCAACATTCAGTAAGGAAACTGACAACGACTGAAGCTAGTTTTGTTGTCATGGAATATTGCTCATGCTAAGCATCCATACTCTGATGGTGAATTTGCTAAGAACATCGCTGAACATGTGGCAGTTTTAGATCCAAATAACAGAGAGCTTCAGCAACTAATAACACAAATTCCAATTTTATGCCACACTACGGAGAGGTGCATCTCCCAGATCAGTGCTGATGTTGCAAGCAAGATACAAAATGATCTGAGCATTCAACTGAGCTCTTGATGAATCCAGGCATACGAAACAACCCACAACTTGTGATATTTGTTCGTTATGTTCCCTTGGATGTAATTATGAAAGAAGAAATGCTGGACTTAGTGGCACTAAAAGAAACAACTCGTGGTGTTGACATAAAAAAGGCACTTGTCAGAGGGCTGATAAATGCCGATGTACCACTGGATAAATTTATCAGTGTTGCAATGGATGGAGCATCAGCAATGGTGGGGAAAAATGTAGGCCTAACTGCACTCTTGAAAAGGTGATCCCAAAGTTCTGGAGTTTCTCCCCATTCATTGCATCATTCATCATGAACATCTAATAGGCAAATACTTCCAAGTCCAAAAACATGATGAAAACGGTCCTTGAAATTGTCAATTTCATCCGCTCAATTGAGAAGACTCACAGCCAATTCAAAAATTTTATTGAAGAGCTGCATCTCGAAGACAAGCCTGACCATGTCCCTTTTCTATTACATTGTGAGGTGGCTGTCAACCAGCAATGTCTTGAATAGGTTTGGGGAACTGTTAAGAGTCTATCATTGCTTTTGTTGAAGAAAGAAAAAGATCCGATCCACAGCTGGAAGATAATGAATGGCTGCAGGATCTGATGTTTATTACTGATATTATGAAATATCTACAAACTCTCAACATTAGCAGTCCAGGGGAAGGATAAAATGTCTGACCTTACTCAGACAATTTTCAGCTTCCAGAATAAAGGATTTTGCGAAGATATACTGTCAAGAAGTTTCAATCACTTTCCCCATCTCAAAAGGAGGGCAAACACATTCCCTGATATTGAAGTAAAAAATTACAACCTCAAAGTATACAGAGAAAATTACAAGGACTGCTTGATAATTTTCGAGGCAGGTTTAATgacttgcagaagttgagatcATGCTCCGCCTTTCTTGTAAACCCTTTCATGATTGTCGTCAATGATGGTTGTCCAATTCTCGAACCTCTAGTTACAGAAACACCTGCTGTCGAAATGGAACTGCTGGACTTCCGGGAGGACCAAGGTCTAAAGATGATGCATAAATCGCAATCTACAATCAAATATGGAAGCAAGTTCCAGAAACAAAATATCCTCAACTCAAGAAAACTAGTGTGcgactcatttcaattttcagcgCAAGATAATGCTGTGAATCGGTGTACTCCATAATGAAGTCAAAACATTGTGCAGTCCTTACTAAACAACACCTGAGGGAACTCCTTTTACAGCCCTAACAACAATCAGCTGGATTTTCAAAGACTTACTGCCAAGGTGGAGGCCCACAAGGCCTCTACTAGCAGTAATTAGCCTTTGTAAAGTTTGTTCATGACTTGCAGCACTAGAACACCTGAAGATTAGCAAATACAGCTCTTAGGCTCAGTAAGTTTGGCCATCTCTATTCTACAAAAGTGTCTGTCATATACACGCCTTTTTTTAGGCAGTCATTGtagctgtgtttaaaaaaagttttgaGGTGTGGAAGAAGTTGGGAGTCCAGTAGAGCCCAACCTTTCAGGCCTATAGTTTGCTTTAATATTAGCCACTGGAGGACAACAACGGGGTAAGgtgtggaggtggaaggtgaaATAAGAAAGACTGATTGATTTGTGGATCTTGGCTGCTCGCTCAACACAGTGTCTCTTGCTTCTTTAATATCCTTTAATGGAGACGTGGAGCGAATTTGCAGAAAAACTTAAATCTTTAGATCTAAGGAGCtcctgaaaaaaaatcaaaaagagcaGTCGAAAGAAGTACTTTGGTTTGTACACCTGAGGCCTAAACCTGCATCAGTCCTAGGAAATTACTCTGATGTAGTTTTGATAATCATCTGCAGAAACACTGCCATATTTTCTCAAGGTAGCCAAGATCAGAAAGCAATAGTTTCATATTGGTGGCAGCATGGgagttatatatattttttagatTACATCAGATAGaaatcaaactgcactgactttctgaaaaaaaaacttcagtttCCTTAAGGGAGGGTTAGGTAGACAATCTGCCCTGAAGCAATGTCAAATTGACTAACTGAATCACCAAATGAAGAATCACAGATCCCAGGATCATTCTATGGTGAAGTACAATGCCAACATACGGTCACAAAACATCTGATTAATAAACCCACGTAGAAGATAAATATTGCATGGAATTGTTGagccaaatggcttgtttctgagTTTTAAATACTATGCAAGGTACTAAACCTTCATGTCATACTGAAATGAGAACACAGAAGCTTGCCTTTATTGCTACATACTCAAGAACCCTACCTCACAAACTCAATGCATGTATTAGAGCAGTATTCTACAAATGCTATAACCTTATGAGGTAACCAATTAAATTGGAAACCACAGATCATTATCCAAAATGCCACACATTTCAAGGTTTGTTCAGAAATACAAAATTTGCAGTGTCATATCTGCTATATTTTACAGAAAAGCAGACTTCATAGAATCGactagaaaatgttagaactttatcATAAACAAAAGAATATTGATACCTTAAGAGCTACAAGGAGTGTAACTGTTTCAACTGAATAATAACCTCGGTCAACATAATCTCCCATAAAAAGATAATTTGTGTCTGGTGATTTGCCTCCAATTCTAAAAAGTTCCATGAGGTCATGAAACTGCCCATGGACATCCCCACAGACTGTGACGGGACATCGCACGTCCTGCACATTTGATTCCTTTGTCAAGATTTCTTTAGCctaaacaaaaaacaaaattgaAGAAATTATCTCAAAAGATGTTGGCACAACTAAATAGAGCAATGCAGTTGCTGATTTTATTAATATTAAGCATttccaaaaatataaaaacaaatcagTTAGGCTACTACATGACTAATATTAATTGCAAGATTAAAGTATTTAAAgatacattttatatttttaactttttattctcaacaagaaaaatattttgaaatCAGAAAGTCAAATATTTTTCATCACAAGTAGATATTTTCATTAATGGCCATAACTACAGTTTATTCCCAATTGATGAGGGGTGCCAAGttagttttattttaaaacaatttaTGTCACCATGTTGGTGTGGTATTCTACTACACCATTCATTCATATGATAAATTCCCATGTTTGGCAGTGCACTTACCCTAGATATAATAAGGGAACAAATGGAGCATCCTTATCAGCAGAATTTGGTAACGTGATAAATAAATTAATACTTCCCAGGAACCAACCTGTAGTTCCTGAAAAGTGAATATGAATACTGACTGCCAGGATTATgtgcaccactccctctctgATGCATTAAAAAAATTGGAGTGTCAGATTCCCCTTTCCTCACCCACTCAACTCCAATTTGTGGATTCCTGCACTTATAAAGATTTTGTAAACCTCATGACCAACCATCAAATAGCTGATGGTTCAAAGAGTTGCTAACCAGCATGAATATTTTTAGAATGCTAAAATTAGTCAGAATTACAGCATAAAGAGTGCCAACTCATGAATATTTTTAGGGTTCAGTACTGCCAAGAATTATTTAATCATATGAATATTTAGTACATAGTACTGAAGACACCTATTGGATAATTGATTTGATACTTTGGGAATAAAATTAATTTTTAGCCATGGCTTAGTTGGTAGCTGAACCCTGAACCTTGAGATTCAGAGGCAAGTCCCACTaagtttgagcacaaaaatcaaggctggcactgCACGGCAGTAGtgggggagcactgcactgttataGGTGTCGTCTTTCAAATGCgatgttaaactgaagtcccatCTGCctacttgggtggatgtaaaagattgcaTAGCACCATGTTgatgagcagggaagttatcctcagtgtcttggccaatatttatccctcaatcaacatcacaaaaagattATCTGGATATCACATTGCTTTTTTGAGGGAATTTGCCCAGTGCAAATTAGTTGGCATGCCCcctgtattacaacagtgactgcacttcaagacCCTCCCTGTATCGCCACCTCGATGTGGTGGAGAGGCGTGCTTCAACAATCCCTTGAGTAATGGCATGGGAGCTCTTTGCTCCTGGTAGGACTGCGCAGGGAAGCAAGGTGAAgcaaagtggggagggggtgcacCAAGTGCACTCCAAAAAGTCAATAGCAGAACAAACAAAGGAAGACGGCATCTCAACAACTCTGAAGGTGGAAGGAGGCTGCAGCAGCAAGGTGGTCCTGGTCATCACATTTTGACACATCACCAAAATCTGATCATCAACCCATCGAGGTTGTGTGGAAAATGACAGTGCACCAAAATCCCCTTGTTTTAAACAAAGTCATGTGCAAGTTTCTACCAGGGCAAATTTGTCAAGTAATGTGGCTTGATGGAGAATTGGGAATGGGGACAGGACTGCGAACCTGGGAGTCTCTAGTCAAGAATCTGCAACAAGGTGACATGTGCATGAAGGTCATCAGACACCTGTGTTAGGACAGAGGCGTCTTTGGTTAGTAGCACTTGTAACTGAGCAGTCATCTTCCAGAATACCCACTGCTCACCCCACGTGTCAAGGGGCCAGAAAAGATTCCCTAAAAATAGGCTGGCCCACTTTCTCTTGGTTGCGGATCCACCCTCTTTgtggtcaaagaaagaaaactttaatTTCGCAATTGGGAACATTAGAACACTTATGGATAATCTCAAGACAATCCGGAAAGAAGTACTGCAATTGTATCATGCGAGCTATCAAGACTCCAAATTGACATCGCCGCACTCAAGTGAGACCCGCCTTCC is a window encoding:
- the ppp2cab gene encoding serine/threonine-protein phosphatase 2A catalytic subunit alpha isoform encodes the protein MDEKAFTKELDQWIEQLNDCKQLTESQVKTLCEKAKEILTKESNVQDVRCPVTVCGDVHGQFHDLMELFRIGGKSPDTNYLFMGDYVDRGYYSVETVTLLVALKVRYRERITILRGNHESRQITQVYGFYDECLRKYGNANVWKYFTDLFDYLPLTALVDGQIFCLHGGLSPSIDTLDHIRALDRLQEVPHEGPMCDLLWSDPDDRGGWGISPRGAGYTFGQDISETFNHANGLTLVSRAHQLVMEGYNWCHDRNVVTIFSAPNYCYRCGNQAAIMELDDTLKYSFLQFDPAPRRGEPHVTRRTPDYFL